From the Sphingomonas suaedae genome, one window contains:
- the pspF gene encoding phage shock protein operon transcriptional activator, whose product MERTTHVVGQSGAFLDALEHASRAAALDRPVLVIGERGTGKELVAERLHRLSPRWDQPLVIMNCAALPETLIEAELFGHEAGSFTGATKGRPGRFEEADGGTLFLDELGTLSMAAQDRLLRAVEYGEITRIGASRPMRVDVRIVAATNEHLPDRVAQGTFRADLLDRLSFEVVTLPPLRARAGDILVLAEFFGRRMSSELGRDWEGFGPTALDALTDHDWPGNVRELRNVVERAVYRWDRSGPVDAIQIDPFASPYRPRPMPHGIPGNAAPVQLTTEEPGPLPQREDDLSGDFKSRVNRFERELLSRALADNRYNQRATAEALGLSYDQLRHALKRHELLNAGG is encoded by the coding sequence ATGGAGCGGACTACCCATGTCGTCGGCCAGTCGGGGGCGTTTCTCGACGCGCTCGAGCACGCGTCGCGTGCCGCTGCGCTCGATCGCCCGGTGCTGGTGATCGGCGAGCGGGGGACCGGCAAGGAACTGGTGGCAGAACGCCTCCACCGCCTGTCGCCGCGCTGGGATCAGCCGCTGGTCATCATGAACTGCGCTGCATTGCCCGAGACGCTGATCGAAGCGGAATTGTTCGGCCACGAGGCGGGATCCTTCACCGGCGCGACCAAGGGCCGTCCGGGTCGGTTCGAGGAAGCGGATGGCGGAACCCTCTTCCTCGACGAACTCGGCACGCTCAGCATGGCGGCGCAGGACCGATTGCTGCGCGCGGTCGAATATGGCGAAATCACCCGCATCGGCGCGTCGCGTCCGATGCGCGTCGATGTCCGCATCGTCGCAGCGACCAACGAGCATCTTCCCGATCGCGTCGCACAGGGGACGTTCCGCGCCGACCTGCTCGACCGCCTGTCGTTCGAGGTGGTGACGCTGCCCCCGCTGCGCGCGCGCGCCGGGGACATCCTCGTCCTCGCCGAATTTTTCGGGCGGCGCATGTCATCCGAGTTGGGACGCGACTGGGAGGGGTTCGGACCAACCGCGCTCGACGCGCTCACCGATCACGACTGGCCCGGCAATGTCCGCGAGTTGCGCAACGTGGTCGAACGCGCGGTCTATCGCTGGGACCGCTCGGGACCGGTGGATGCGATCCAGATCGATCCCTTCGCCTCGCCCTACCGCCCGCGGCCGATGCCGCATGGCATCCCTGGCAACGCCGCTCCGGTCCAACTGACCACCGAGGAGCCCGGTCCGCTGCCCCAGCGCGAGGATGATCTGTCGGGCGACTTCAAGAGCCGCGTCAATCGCTTCGAACGCGAACTGCTCAGCCGCGCGCTCGCCGACAATCGCTACAACCAGCGTGCCACGGCAGAGGCGCTGGGCCTCAGCTACGACCAGCTCCGCCACGCGCTCAAACGGCACGAACTGCTCAACGCCGGCGGCTGA
- a CDS encoding superoxide dismutase → MAFELPTLPYAKDALAPTISAETLDFHYGKHHKAYVDKTNGFVADKGLEGKSLVEVIRHAKETGDKGLFNNAAQIWNHSFYWFGLTPDAKEPTGKLAEMIEKSFGSKEELVKKLIAEATGHFSNGWGWLVLDGDAIKVTSLHDADTPVVYDYKPLLTIDVWEHAYYIDYRNARPGYLEAITKIIDWDFVAANLDGEGVSRADQAG, encoded by the coding sequence ATGGCTTTCGAACTTCCAACGCTCCCCTATGCAAAGGACGCGCTCGCCCCGACGATCTCCGCCGAGACGCTCGATTTCCACTATGGCAAGCATCACAAGGCCTATGTCGACAAAACCAACGGCTTCGTTGCGGACAAGGGGCTTGAGGGCAAGTCGCTGGTCGAGGTGATCCGCCATGCCAAGGAAACCGGCGACAAGGGCCTGTTCAACAACGCGGCGCAGATCTGGAATCACAGCTTCTACTGGTTCGGCCTGACGCCGGACGCCAAGGAGCCGACCGGCAAGCTGGCCGAGATGATCGAAAAGAGCTTCGGGTCCAAGGAAGAGCTGGTGAAGAAGCTGATCGCCGAGGCGACCGGCCATTTCTCCAACGGCTGGGGCTGGCTGGTGCTCGACGGCGACGCGATCAAGGTGACCTCGCTCCACGACGCCGACACGCCCGTCGTCTATGATTACAAGCCGCTGCTGACGATCGACGTTTGGGAACACGCCTATTACATCGATTACCGCAATGCGCGCCCGGGCTATCTGGAAGCGATCACCAAGATCATCGACTGGGATTTCGTCGCCGCTAACCTCGACGGCGAAGGCGTCAGCCGCGCCGATCAGGCGGGCTGA
- a CDS encoding GxxExxY protein, which produces MSEALEHIATIAVDCGFRLHEELGPGLLESVYEVCLFEALRERGLFVERQKAIPIRYKGIALAEGFRADLLVENCLLIELKSTEAHAPVHAKQVITYLRLLNLPLGLLMNFGAPTFKQGVRRLANNYFRPNP; this is translated from the coding sequence GTGAGCGAAGCTCTGGAACACATTGCTACAATCGCCGTCGATTGCGGCTTTCGGCTCCATGAGGAGCTGGGTCCTGGTTTGCTCGAGAGCGTGTATGAAGTTTGCCTCTTCGAGGCATTGCGTGAGCGCGGGCTATTCGTTGAGCGCCAAAAGGCGATTCCGATACGATACAAGGGCATCGCGCTTGCGGAGGGATTTCGCGCGGATTTGCTCGTCGAGAATTGTCTGCTGATCGAGCTTAAATCGACCGAAGCGCATGCCCCGGTCCACGCGAAGCAGGTCATCACCTATTTGCGCCTGCTGAATCTTCCGCTCGGCCTTCTGATGAATTTCGGTGCTCCCACCTTCAAACAAGGCGTGCGTCGGCTGGCGAACAACTACTTCCGCCCAAATCCCTGA
- a CDS encoding septation protein A: protein MTESPTTKPAPSPGLRMLIDFGPLAVFFAVNSFMGGPQLARMLAATAAFMVAIFLAMGLSLWKTKHISPMLWISGVLVLVFGGLTLWFHNDTFIKVKPTIVYSMFAIVLIYGLIANKPLLQTLLESAYPGLTARGWRLLTINWAVFFVVMAVLNELVWRTQSWDFWVAFKLWGVVPLTLLFAIGNVPLLLRHGLKTDGEIVDKALPPEQ from the coding sequence ATGACCGAATCCCCGACGACAAAACCCGCCCCCTCCCCCGGCCTGCGTATGCTGATCGATTTCGGTCCGCTGGCGGTGTTTTTTGCGGTCAACAGCTTCATGGGCGGGCCGCAGCTCGCCCGGATGCTGGCGGCGACTGCGGCGTTCATGGTGGCAATCTTCCTCGCCATGGGGCTGTCGCTTTGGAAGACGAAACACATCTCGCCGATGCTGTGGATTTCCGGCGTGCTGGTGCTGGTGTTCGGCGGGCTGACCCTGTGGTTCCACAACGACACCTTCATCAAGGTGAAGCCGACGATCGTCTATTCGATGTTCGCGATTGTCCTGATCTATGGCCTGATCGCCAATAAGCCGTTGCTCCAGACGCTGCTCGAAAGCGCCTATCCCGGGCTGACCGCGCGCGGATGGCGGCTGCTGACGATTAACTGGGCGGTATTCTTCGTCGTGATGGCGGTGCTGAACGAGCTCGTCTGGCGCACCCAGAGCTGGGATTTCTGGGTCGCGTTCAAGCTATGGGGCGTGGTGCCGCTCACGCTGCTGTTCGCGATCGGCAATGTGCCGCTGCTGCTGCGCCATGGTCTCAAGACCGATGGCGAAATCGTCGACAAGGCGCTGCCGCCGGAGCAATGA
- the ftsY gene encoding signal recognition particle-docking protein FtsY has product MSGPSWRERLLGGFKKTSDRLVGNLAGLGAGRLDDATLDEIEEALIASDLGPATAARIRARLADEQVERGMEELGIRLVVAEEIEKVLAKVAKPLITDKARPQVMLVIGVNGSGKTTTIAKLAAILKDQGLKVMVAAGDTFRAAAIGQLRTWAERIGVPIVAGAEGGDAAGLAHEALKRAEAEGIDLLIVDTAGRLQNKRELMDELAKIRRVLGRIDPEAPHDVLLVLDATTGQNALNQIAVFKEVAGVTGMVMTKLDGTARGGVLVAAAEQYGLPIHAIGVGEKVDDLRGFDPNEVARIIAGVAAFNRG; this is encoded by the coding sequence ATGAGCGGCCCAAGCTGGCGCGAGCGGCTGCTCGGCGGGTTCAAGAAGACGTCGGACCGGCTTGTCGGCAACCTTGCGGGCCTTGGTGCCGGGCGGCTCGACGATGCGACGCTCGACGAGATCGAGGAGGCGCTGATCGCCAGCGACCTGGGCCCCGCCACGGCGGCGCGCATCCGGGCGCGGCTGGCCGATGAGCAGGTCGAGCGCGGAATGGAGGAATTGGGCATCCGCCTCGTCGTCGCCGAGGAGATCGAAAAGGTGCTGGCCAAGGTCGCCAAGCCGCTGATCACCGACAAGGCGAGGCCGCAGGTGATGTTGGTGATCGGCGTCAACGGATCGGGCAAGACCACCACCATCGCCAAGCTCGCCGCGATCCTGAAGGATCAGGGCCTCAAGGTCATGGTCGCGGCGGGCGACACGTTCCGCGCCGCCGCGATCGGCCAGCTGCGCACCTGGGCCGAACGGATCGGGGTGCCGATCGTCGCGGGGGCCGAGGGCGGCGACGCGGCGGGGCTGGCGCATGAGGCATTGAAGCGCGCCGAAGCGGAGGGGATCGACCTGCTGATCGTCGACACGGCGGGCCGCTTGCAGAACAAGCGCGAGTTGATGGACGAGCTGGCGAAGATCCGTCGCGTGCTGGGCCGGATCGATCCGGAGGCGCCACACGACGTGTTGCTGGTGCTCGACGCCACCACCGGCCAGAATGCGCTCAACCAGATCGCGGTGTTCAAGGAGGTCGCCGGGGTCACCGGCATGGTGATGACCAAGCTGGACGGCACCGCGCGCGGCGGCGTGCTGGTCGCTGCGGCCGAGCAATATGGCCTGCCGATCCACGCGATCGGCGTCGGCGAGAAGGTCGACGATCTGCGCGGCTTCGATCCTAATGAAGTCGCACGGATTATCGCCGGGGTGGCGGCGTTCAACCGCGGCTAA
- the mtaB gene encoding tRNA (N(6)-L-threonylcarbamoyladenosine(37)-C(2))-methylthiotransferase MtaB, which produces MSSSVAAPEVISLGCRLNLAESETIRALLGSRDVVVVNSCAVTNEAVRQTRQAIRRARRSRPGAQLVVTGCAAQIDPASFGAMPEVDRVIGNAEKLLPRSWIADDAALVQDIMAVRQTAPHLAASFSAHVRAFVEVQNGCDHRCTFCAIPFGRGNSRSVPAGAVVDRVQALVDAGHREIVLTGVDLTSYGPDLPGAPTLGQLVERVLAHTGVERLRLSSLDGIEIDDRLFALLVQENRLLPHVHLSLQAGDDMILKRMKRRHSRAQSVALVERLKAARPEIAIGADLIAGFPTEDEAMAANTLALIDDCDIVHAHIFPYSPREGTPAARMPQVAPGVAKARAAALRDRAAARRAAWLCGLVGTTRQVLVERPGDRGHAENFAEVRIAPSPFAPSLSKRLPDRNDMQAPSTSSGQMEIGTIVTLKITGVENGRLIGERT; this is translated from the coding sequence ATGTCTTCCTCCGTCGCCGCACCCGAGGTTATCAGCCTGGGCTGCAGGCTTAACCTTGCCGAAAGCGAAACGATCCGCGCGCTGCTTGGCTCCCGCGATGTGGTCGTGGTGAACAGCTGCGCGGTGACCAATGAAGCTGTACGCCAGACGCGCCAGGCGATCCGCCGCGCGCGCCGCTCCCGCCCCGGCGCGCAGCTGGTGGTAACAGGATGTGCGGCACAGATCGATCCCGCATCGTTCGGTGCGATGCCCGAAGTGGACCGGGTAATCGGCAATGCCGAAAAATTGCTGCCGCGATCCTGGATCGCCGACGACGCGGCGCTGGTGCAGGATATCATGGCCGTGCGCCAGACCGCCCCGCATCTGGCTGCCAGCTTTTCCGCACATGTCCGCGCCTTTGTCGAGGTGCAGAATGGATGCGACCATCGCTGTACCTTCTGCGCCATCCCCTTCGGACGCGGCAACAGCCGGTCGGTCCCGGCGGGCGCCGTGGTCGATCGGGTCCAGGCGCTGGTCGATGCGGGACATCGCGAGATTGTACTGACCGGGGTGGATCTCACCAGCTACGGCCCCGACCTGCCCGGCGCGCCGACGTTGGGGCAATTGGTCGAGCGGGTGTTGGCGCATACCGGCGTCGAGCGCCTGCGGCTGTCGTCGCTCGACGGAATCGAGATCGACGACCGGCTGTTCGCGCTGCTGGTCCAGGAAAACCGGCTACTGCCGCATGTTCATCTGTCGCTTCAGGCGGGGGACGACATGATCCTCAAACGGATGAAGCGGCGGCACAGCCGCGCGCAGTCGGTGGCGCTGGTCGAACGACTCAAGGCGGCGCGGCCGGAGATCGCGATCGGCGCTGACCTGATTGCCGGGTTTCCGACCGAAGATGAGGCGATGGCTGCCAACACGCTTGCGCTGATCGACGATTGCGACATCGTCCATGCGCATATCTTTCCCTACAGCCCGCGCGAGGGCACCCCGGCCGCTCGGATGCCGCAGGTGGCACCGGGCGTCGCAAAGGCGCGTGCGGCGGCGTTGCGCGATCGCGCAGCGGCGCGGCGGGCGGCGTGGCTGTGCGGGCTGGTCGGGACGACCCGGCAGGTGCTGGTCGAACGGCCCGGCGACCGCGGCCATGCGGAGAATTTCGCGGAGGTTCGAATAGCCCCCTCCCCGTTTGCGCCGAGCTTGTCGAAGCGCCTCCCAGACCGCAATGACATGCAAGCCCCTTCGACAAGCTCAGGGCAAATGGAGATTGGGACGATCGTGACCTTGAAAATAACCGGGGTTGAGAACGGCAGATTGATCGGAGAGCGCACATGA
- a CDS encoding DUF924 family protein, translating into MGGDLETHGVEVHGCAKAVLDFWFDELKPEQQFAKDDALDAEIERRFGHARNVVLASGAAGWRDDPDNLLAAVILLDQFSRNIHRGSPLAYAADPLAIALTLEAIGKGWDGDMPPERAAFLYMPLMHAENAEAQRMSLEKFTALGRPENLRFAMEHAVVIEQFGRFPSRNAALGRDSTPEEREYLKRPDAGW; encoded by the coding sequence ATGGGTGGCGATCTAGAGACGCATGGGGTCGAAGTCCATGGATGCGCGAAGGCGGTGCTGGACTTCTGGTTCGACGAACTGAAGCCCGAACAGCAATTCGCCAAGGACGACGCGCTGGATGCGGAGATCGAGCGGCGCTTCGGCCATGCCCGGAACGTCGTGCTCGCCAGCGGTGCGGCGGGGTGGCGCGACGATCCGGACAATCTGCTGGCGGCGGTGATCCTGCTCGATCAGTTCAGCCGCAACATACATCGTGGCTCGCCCCTGGCTTATGCCGCCGATCCGCTCGCGATCGCGCTGACCCTTGAGGCGATCGGCAAGGGATGGGATGGCGACATGCCGCCGGAACGCGCCGCATTCCTCTATATGCCGCTCATGCACGCCGAGAATGCCGAGGCGCAGCGGATGAGTCTGGAGAAATTCACCGCGCTCGGCCGCCCGGAAAACCTTCGCTTCGCGATGGAACACGCCGTGGTGATCGAGCAGTTCGGCCGCTTCCCCAGCCGCAACGCTGCGCTGGGTCGCGACTCGACACCAGAGGAGCGCGAGTATCTCAAGCGCCCGGATGCGGGCTGGTAG
- a CDS encoding putative bifunctional diguanylate cyclase/phosphodiesterase, protein MSLDMEDDDRGASAARGSDLITGAISVAAILMFVGTGSSVLSKTLRHYLEGAAPADRTLVIALLLNVALILFGWRRHRGLSNEVRIRTAAEERAQMLASRDPLTGFLNRRSLAEEGAAMFVRAQKRRKAMAMLIIDLDHFKTINDMHGHAVGDALLRAAAGEIASAMPPIALTARLGGDEFACAFLFDPTQPDMIERIAEKMVAQMSQPFEAEGLRLHVSCSVGIARSDFDCQSIDALMRSADIAMYAAKKSGRNRYAWFDHSMERELQTRNELESGLRTAIPRGEIVPYFEQQIDLQTGKLIGFEVLARWEHPTRGLVSPELFIPIAEDTGMIADMSMSLMQQAFTSARDWDPSLTLSVNISPFQLRDAWLAQKIIKVLTETGFPASRLEIEITESALFDNLSLAQSIVGSLKNQGARLALDDFGTGYSSLAHLRALPFDRIKIDKSFIISLNESADSAAIVNAIVSLGESLNLPITAEGVEDAAIEARLKALGCAKAQGWHYGKPLSVASARRLLAERRLLVQPPAPSTIETELPVQQQRRAG, encoded by the coding sequence ATGTCGCTGGACATGGAAGACGACGACCGCGGCGCGTCCGCAGCGCGCGGATCGGATCTGATTACCGGAGCGATCAGTGTCGCCGCGATTCTGATGTTCGTCGGAACCGGCAGTTCGGTGCTGTCCAAGACGCTCCGCCACTATCTGGAGGGCGCGGCTCCCGCCGATCGCACGCTAGTGATCGCGCTGTTGCTCAACGTCGCGCTGATCCTGTTCGGTTGGCGTCGCCACCGGGGACTCAGCAATGAGGTGCGGATCCGCACTGCGGCGGAAGAGCGGGCGCAAATGCTCGCCAGCCGCGATCCGCTGACCGGCTTTCTCAACCGCCGCAGCCTTGCCGAAGAGGGCGCGGCGATGTTCGTGCGCGCGCAGAAGCGGCGCAAGGCGATGGCGATGCTCATCATCGACCTCGATCATTTCAAGACGATCAACGACATGCACGGCCATGCCGTCGGCGACGCGCTGCTGCGTGCGGCGGCGGGCGAGATCGCGAGCGCGATGCCGCCGATCGCGCTCACGGCGCGGCTGGGTGGCGACGAATTCGCCTGCGCCTTCCTGTTCGATCCGACCCAGCCCGACATGATCGAGCGGATCGCGGAGAAGATGGTCGCGCAGATGTCACAGCCGTTCGAGGCCGAAGGGCTGCGGCTGCACGTCAGCTGCTCGGTCGGAATCGCCCGTTCGGACTTCGACTGCCAGTCGATCGACGCACTGATGCGGTCGGCGGACATCGCCATGTATGCGGCCAAGAAATCCGGTCGCAACCGCTATGCCTGGTTCGATCATTCGATGGAACGCGAGCTTCAGACGCGCAACGAGCTGGAAAGCGGGCTGCGCACCGCGATCCCGCGCGGCGAGATCGTGCCCTATTTCGAACAGCAGATCGACCTGCAGACCGGCAAGCTCATCGGGTTCGAGGTGCTGGCGCGCTGGGAACACCCGACACGCGGCCTCGTCAGCCCCGAACTGTTCATCCCGATCGCCGAGGACACCGGCATGATCGCCGACATGTCGATGTCGCTGATGCAACAGGCGTTCACCAGCGCGCGCGACTGGGACCCATCGCTTACCCTGTCGGTCAACATCTCGCCCTTCCAGCTGCGCGACGCCTGGCTGGCGCAAAAGATCATCAAGGTGCTGACCGAGACCGGCTTCCCCGCGAGCCGTCTGGAAATCGAGATCACCGAAAGCGCATTGTTCGACAATCTCTCGCTCGCCCAGTCGATCGTCGGCAGCCTCAAGAATCAGGGTGCGCGGCTGGCGCTCGACGATTTCGGCACCGGCTATTCCTCGCTCGCCCATTTGCGCGCGCTTCCGTTCGACCGGATCAAGATCGACAAGAGCTTCATCATCTCGCTCAACGAAAGCGCCGATTCAGCCGCGATCGTCAACGCCATCGTCAGCCTGGGCGAAAGCCTCAACCTGCCGATCACCGCCGAGGGGGTCGAGGATGCCGCGATCGAAGCGCGGTTGAAAGCGCTGGGCTGCGCCAAGGCGCAGGGCTGGCATTATGGCAAGCCGCTGTCGGTCGCGAGCGCGCGCCGCCTGCTCGCCGAGCGGCGGTTGCTCGTCCAGCCTCCTGCTCCGTCGACCATCGAAACCGAACTGCCGGTACAGCAACAGCGTCGCGCGGGCTGA
- the ffh gene encoding signal recognition particle protein: MFDSLSERLGGVFDRLKGRGALTEADVRTAMREVRIALLEADVALPVARSFVDGVTEKAVGQQVLRSITPGQQVVKIVNDALVEMLGPDTAELELDVTPPAVVMMVGLQGSGKTTTTAKLARLLKKQGKKVMMASLDVNRPAAQEQLAVLGTQTEVATLPVITGQQPVDIARRALQAAKLQGFDVLMLDTAGRLHVDQQLMDEMKAVADIATPQEILLVVDSLTGQDAVNVAQNFSDQVPLTGVVLTRMDGDARGGAALSMRAVTGKPIKFAGIGEKLDAIEPFHPSRVAGRILGMGDVVSLVEKAAQAIEQEDAEKMAARLAKGQFDMNDLRSQLAQMRKMGGLGALAGMIPGMKKAQAAMASGNVDERILLRMDAMITSMTPKERAKPELINAKRKIRIAKGSGTNVQDVNKLLKMHQEMSTAMKRIKKMGGLKGMLGMLGKGGMGGLGNALGGPQMGDMMGKLGGPGGLPGLPGGADIPPDLAKLLNKKK; this comes from the coding sequence GTGTTTGACAGTCTGAGCGAGCGGCTTGGCGGCGTATTCGACCGTCTGAAGGGCCGTGGCGCACTGACCGAGGCAGATGTGCGGACCGCGATGCGCGAAGTGCGGATCGCGCTGCTCGAGGCTGACGTCGCGCTTCCGGTCGCGCGCAGCTTCGTCGACGGCGTCACGGAAAAGGCGGTGGGCCAGCAGGTCCTCCGCTCGATCACCCCGGGGCAGCAGGTCGTCAAGATCGTCAACGACGCGCTGGTCGAGATGCTCGGCCCGGATACCGCCGAACTGGAGCTCGACGTCACCCCGCCTGCCGTGGTGATGATGGTCGGCCTTCAGGGGTCGGGCAAGACCACCACCACCGCCAAGCTCGCGCGCCTGCTCAAGAAGCAGGGCAAGAAGGTGATGATGGCGTCGCTCGACGTCAATCGCCCCGCCGCGCAGGAACAGCTCGCCGTGCTCGGCACGCAGACCGAGGTCGCGACCCTCCCGGTGATCACCGGGCAGCAACCGGTGGATATCGCCCGCCGCGCGCTCCAGGCCGCGAAGCTTCAGGGCTTCGACGTGCTGATGCTCGATACGGCGGGCCGCCTCCACGTCGACCAGCAGCTGATGGACGAGATGAAGGCGGTTGCCGACATCGCGACCCCGCAGGAAATCCTGCTCGTCGTCGACTCGCTGACCGGCCAGGACGCAGTCAACGTCGCGCAGAACTTCTCCGACCAGGTGCCGCTGACCGGCGTGGTGCTGACCCGCATGGACGGCGATGCGCGCGGCGGCGCGGCGCTGTCGATGCGCGCGGTCACCGGAAAGCCGATCAAGTTCGCGGGCATCGGCGAAAAGCTCGATGCGATCGAGCCCTTCCACCCCTCGCGTGTCGCTGGCCGCATTCTCGGCATGGGCGACGTGGTGTCGCTGGTCGAAAAGGCTGCGCAGGCGATCGAGCAGGAAGACGCCGAAAAGATGGCGGCGCGGCTCGCCAAGGGTCAGTTCGACATGAACGACCTGCGCAGCCAGCTCGCGCAAATGCGCAAGATGGGCGGGCTCGGCGCACTCGCGGGCATGATCCCGGGCATGAAGAAGGCGCAGGCGGCGATGGCCTCCGGCAATGTCGACGAGCGCATCCTGCTCCGCATGGACGCGATGATCACGTCGATGACGCCCAAGGAGCGCGCCAAGCCCGAACTGATCAACGCCAAGCGCAAGATCCGGATCGCCAAGGGCAGCGGCACCAATGTTCAGGACGTGAACAAGCTGCTCAAGATGCACCAGGAAATGTCCACCGCGATGAAGCGCATCAAGAAGATGGGTGGGCTCAAGGGGATGCTGGGGATGCTCGGAAAGGGCGGCATGGGCGGTCTCGGCAACGCGCTGGGCGGTCCGCAAATGGGCGACATGATGGGCAAGCTTGGCGGGCCCGGGGGGCTTCCCGGCCTGCCCGGCGGCGCCGACATCCCGCCCGATCTGGCGAAGTTATTGAACAAGAAGAAGTAG
- the rpsP gene encoding 30S ribosomal protein S16: protein MALSMRLSRGGSKKRPYYRIVIADARSPRDGKFIEKIGTYNPLLAKDSDERIKLDADRAKHWLSVGAQPTDRVARFLDAAGVKERAAKNNPNKGKPGEKATERAEEKAEKLKAAEEAAAEAKAAAEAAPAEEAAAEEAQAETVEVAAEAVEEATPEAAAEETPAAEEKAEG from the coding sequence ATGGCTCTTAGCATGCGTCTGTCGCGTGGCGGTTCGAAGAAGCGTCCTTATTATCGTATCGTCATCGCCGATGCGCGTTCGCCCCGCGACGGCAAGTTCATCGAGAAGATCGGCACCTATAACCCGCTCCTCGCCAAGGATTCGGACGAGCGCATCAAGCTCGACGCCGATCGTGCGAAGCACTGGCTGAGCGTCGGTGCGCAGCCGACCGACCGCGTCGCCCGCTTTCTCGACGCCGCCGGCGTCAAGGAGCGCGCCGCGAAGAACAACCCGAACAAGGGCAAGCCGGGCGAGAAGGCGACCGAGCGCGCCGAGGAGAAGGCCGAGAAGCTGAAGGCTGCTGAGGAAGCTGCCGCCGAGGCGAAGGCCGCCGCTGAAGCCGCTCCGGCCGAAGAGGCTGCAGCCGAGGAAGCGCAGGCCGAGACGGTCGAAGTCGCCGCAGAGGCAGTCGAGGAAGCGACTCCCGAGGCGGCCGCCGAAGAAACCCCCGCCGCCGAAGAAAAGGCCGAGGGCTGA
- the rimM gene encoding ribosome maturation factor RimM (Essential for efficient processing of 16S rRNA): protein MPPETRSPPSPPARGREDVPVTLAVIIGAHGVTGEVRLKVFAENLSAHRAFNNGALTLKSVRPGNNGAIARFAEIPDRTAAEKLRGTELWVPRNALPPLAEGEYYHADLIGLAVVSDTGAAIGTVVAVENFGAGDVIEIERPDGKRFMVPMRPEAVPAWDDTTLALAEGWID from the coding sequence ATGCCGCCTGAGACACGCTCTCCTCCGTCCCCTCCCGCACGCGGGAGGGAAGATGTCCCCGTCACGCTCGCCGTCATTATCGGCGCGCACGGCGTGACGGGCGAGGTCCGCCTCAAGGTCTTTGCGGAGAATCTGTCAGCGCATCGCGCGTTCAACAATGGCGCGCTGACACTGAAATCGGTGCGCCCCGGCAATAACGGCGCCATCGCCCGTTTCGCCGAAATCCCCGACCGGACAGCTGCGGAGAAACTGCGCGGCACCGAATTATGGGTTCCCCGCAACGCGCTCCCGCCGCTCGCAGAGGGCGAATATTATCATGCCGACCTGATCGGCCTTGCCGTCGTCTCCGACACGGGCGCCGCGATCGGGACCGTCGTTGCGGTCGAGAATTTCGGTGCGGGCGATGTGATCGAGATCGAAAGGCCCGACGGCAAGCGTTTCATGGTCCCGATGCGGCCAGAAGCGGTTCCGGCCTGGGACGATACCACGCTGGCGCTCGCCGAGGGCTGGATCGACTGA